The following proteins are encoded in a genomic region of Oceanisphaera profunda:
- a CDS encoding ribose-phosphate pyrophosphokinase codes for MPDMKLFAGNATPELAQRIADRLFIKLSAADVGRFSDGEISVQINENVRGGDVFIIQSTCAPTNDNLMELIVMIDALRRASAGRITAVIPYFGYARQDRRVRSSRVPITAKVVADFLSSVGVDRVLTVDLHAEQIQGFFDVPVDNVFGTPVLLEDMLSKNLQNAVVVSPDIGGVVRARAVAKLLDETEIAIIDKRRPRANVSQVMNLIGDVEGRDCVIVDDMIDTGGTLCKAAEALKERGAKRVFAYATHAVFSGNAYQNIKDSVIDEVIITDSVPLSDEMRSLSKVKQLSLSPMLAEAIRRISNEESISAMFEH; via the coding sequence GTGCCCGACATGAAGCTGTTTGCTGGTAATGCTACACCGGAACTCGCCCAACGTATCGCTGATCGTTTGTTCATTAAACTAAGTGCTGCCGATGTTGGCCGTTTTAGTGATGGTGAGATAAGTGTGCAAATCAACGAAAATGTACGGGGCGGCGATGTGTTTATCATCCAGTCGACCTGTGCGCCCACCAACGATAACTTGATGGAATTGATTGTGATGATAGATGCGCTGCGTCGCGCATCTGCCGGTCGTATTACCGCCGTTATCCCTTACTTTGGTTACGCTCGCCAAGACCGTCGCGTACGCTCTTCTCGTGTGCCTATTACCGCTAAAGTAGTGGCCGACTTCCTGTCTAGCGTTGGCGTTGACCGCGTGTTGACCGTTGACCTGCATGCCGAGCAAATCCAAGGTTTCTTCGATGTGCCGGTAGACAATGTATTTGGCACTCCTGTGCTGTTAGAAGACATGTTGTCTAAAAACTTACAAAACGCAGTGGTCGTTTCACCCGACATTGGTGGTGTAGTGCGTGCACGCGCCGTCGCTAAATTGTTGGATGAAACCGAAATTGCCATTATCGACAAGCGTCGTCCTCGTGCCAACGTTTCTCAGGTGATGAACCTGATTGGCGATGTTGAAGGCCGTGACTGCGTTATCGTTGATGACATGATCGACACCGGCGGCACCTTGTGCAAAGCCGCAGAAGCACTGAAAGAGCGTGGCGCCAAGCGCGTGTTCGCTTATGCGACTCACGCCGTGTTCTCTGGCAATGCCTACCAGAACATCAAAGACTCTGTGATTGATGAAGTGATCATCACCGACTCAGTGCCTTTGAGCGATGAAATGAGGTCGTTGAGCAAAGTGAAGCAGTTGTCACTGTCGCCAATGCTGGCCGAAGCTATTCGTCGCATCAGCAACGAAGAGTCCATCTCCGCCATGTTCGAGCATTAA
- the ispE gene encoding 4-(cytidine 5'-diphospho)-2-C-methyl-D-erythritol kinase has product MLLLPAPAKLNLFLTITGRRDDGYHNLQTLFQFVDYGDTLRFNLAPEGELKLTNALASCEITSSAISKVAPEQNLIIKAARLLQAHTGCGQGAHIELTKRLPMGGGLGGGSSDAATTLLALNQLWQLGLSIDELAILGLRLGADVPVFVRGAAAFAEGVGEQLTPVSPAEPWYVVLCPNVSVATADIFQDPELIRNSPVLTLSQWLSASWRNDCEPLVKKRHPEVAKLLSWLVEYAPSRMTGTGACIFASFDSQQTAEEVLAKAPQGMSGFVAKGCNQSPLISAIAQKK; this is encoded by the coding sequence ATGCTATTGCTACCGGCGCCAGCTAAATTGAATTTATTTTTAACCATTACCGGTCGCCGGGACGATGGTTATCACAATCTGCAAACGCTGTTTCAGTTCGTGGATTATGGCGACACCCTTAGGTTTAACCTAGCGCCCGAGGGCGAGCTTAAGCTGACCAATGCACTCGCCTCTTGCGAGATAACCTCTTCCGCAATAAGTAAGGTAGCGCCTGAGCAAAACTTGATTATCAAGGCGGCTCGCCTGCTGCAAGCGCACACCGGTTGTGGCCAAGGCGCGCACATTGAGCTAACTAAGCGCTTGCCCATGGGTGGCGGACTCGGTGGCGGCTCCAGTGATGCGGCTACCACTTTGCTGGCACTGAATCAGCTGTGGCAGCTAGGGTTAAGTATCGATGAACTGGCTATTTTAGGGTTGCGCTTAGGTGCCGATGTGCCAGTGTTTGTACGCGGAGCCGCCGCCTTTGCCGAAGGCGTGGGCGAGCAATTAACGCCGGTCTCACCCGCCGAGCCCTGGTATGTTGTTTTGTGCCCAAATGTGTCCGTGGCCACCGCTGATATTTTTCAAGACCCTGAGCTTATTCGCAATAGCCCTGTGCTAACCTTGTCGCAGTGGTTAAGCGCAAGCTGGCGCAATGATTGCGAGCCACTGGTTAAAAAGCGTCACCCCGAGGTTGCCAAGCTCCTTAGCTGGTTGGTAGAATATGCGCCGTCAAGAATGACGGGCACGGGTGCCTGTATCTTCGCCAGTTTTGACAGCCAGCAAACGGCTGAAGAAGTACTGGCCAAGGCTCCGCAGGGAATGTCGGGGTTTGTAGCTAAAGGTTGCAATCAATCGCCCTTAATCAGTGCCATAGCGCAGAAAAAATAA
- the lolB gene encoding lipoprotein insertase outer membrane protein LolB: MRNLLIMLTLLWLSGCAYKAEQAPAGSWQAQQNTLSQLHNWQLSAKLGIITPDERGSLSLFWRQNSNDYRMNLTNVVGKRVFDLSRNGQNVQLTDSKGKLHQASNARDLVLELTGWDLPVEQLSYWIKGLPGVGDKVTYDAQQRPGTISAHGWQLQYLGYTQIDGLWLPSRLNLTHNDTQLRLAISQWEFK; this comes from the coding sequence GTGCGCAATCTACTGATAATGTTGACGCTATTATGGCTGTCAGGCTGTGCCTACAAGGCTGAGCAAGCACCGGCTGGCTCTTGGCAGGCCCAACAAAATACTTTGTCACAACTGCACAATTGGCAGCTTTCCGCCAAGCTCGGCATCATTACTCCCGATGAACGCGGCAGTTTGAGCTTGTTTTGGCGTCAGAATAGTAATGATTACCGGATGAATCTCACCAACGTGGTTGGCAAGCGGGTCTTTGACTTAAGCCGTAACGGACAAAATGTGCAGCTGACCGACAGTAAAGGAAAGCTTCATCAAGCCAGTAATGCACGAGATTTAGTACTAGAGCTAACCGGCTGGGATTTACCGGTTGAGCAATTATCTTACTGGATCAAAGGCCTGCCAGGCGTTGGCGACAAGGTCACCTATGATGCCCAGCAAAGACCCGGAACCATCAGCGCTCACGGTTGGCAATTACAATATTTAGGCTACACGCAAATCGACGGCCTCTGGCTACCAAGCCGCCTTAACCTCACGCACAACGACACTCAACTGCGCTTGGCCATTAGCCAATGGGAATTTAAGTAA
- the hemA gene encoding glutamyl-tRNA reductase, with product MSLLVLGINHKTASVALRERVAFGPEVAPRALQELMRTPGVGEAVILSTCNRTELYCSLGPEGDSHLVRLWLQDFHQLDETELNTCLYQYHGEEAVRHLMRVACGLDSLVLGEPQILGQIKLAYNQSQKVGSLKGTLDRMFQKTFSVAKRVRTETEIGASAVSVAFAAVSLAKRIFSDLSHTKVLLVGAGETIELVARHLKEQSVTQMMVANRTLERAQTLAQEFDAQVMTLEQIPEYLPKADIVISSTASPLPIIGKGLVERALKARRQQPILFVDIAVPRDIEPEVDELNDAYLYTVDDLQGIIEQNMATRQQAAGQAEVIIIEERDHFMAWYRSLESVKMIQDYRTHAEQLQQQELMLALQALAQGKDSQQVVQRLARRLTNKLIHTPTQALNQAGKDGNQDLLTVLAHNLKLGQH from the coding sequence ATGAGCCTGTTGGTACTGGGTATTAATCATAAGACAGCATCCGTCGCACTGCGCGAGCGGGTCGCATTTGGTCCTGAAGTAGCCCCTAGGGCACTGCAGGAGCTGATGCGTACCCCAGGCGTGGGCGAGGCGGTGATCCTGTCTACTTGTAATCGCACGGAACTCTACTGCAGTTTAGGGCCGGAGGGCGATAGCCATCTGGTGCGCCTGTGGTTACAAGATTTTCATCAATTGGATGAAACCGAGCTCAACACTTGCCTATATCAATACCACGGTGAAGAAGCGGTGCGTCACTTAATGCGCGTTGCTTGTGGCCTTGACTCTTTAGTGCTGGGCGAGCCGCAAATTTTGGGACAAATAAAACTGGCCTATAACCAGTCGCAAAAAGTGGGCAGCCTTAAAGGCACACTGGATCGCATGTTCCAAAAAACCTTCTCTGTGGCCAAACGCGTGCGCACTGAAACCGAAATTGGTGCCAGTGCCGTGTCGGTGGCCTTTGCCGCCGTGAGTTTGGCCAAGCGTATCTTCTCGGATCTCAGCCACACCAAGGTGTTGCTGGTGGGTGCCGGCGAAACCATAGAGTTGGTAGCGCGGCATTTAAAAGAGCAGTCGGTCACGCAGATGATGGTGGCTAACCGCACGCTAGAGCGAGCGCAAACCTTGGCACAAGAATTTGATGCCCAAGTGATGACGCTGGAGCAAATTCCCGAATATTTGCCAAAGGCCGATATTGTGATCAGCTCTACCGCCAGCCCCTTGCCGATTATCGGTAAAGGCTTGGTGGAGCGCGCACTTAAAGCGCGCCGTCAGCAGCCGATTTTGTTTGTTGATATTGCCGTGCCCCGTGATATTGAGCCCGAAGTAGATGAGTTAAACGACGCTTATTTATATACGGTGGACGATCTGCAAGGCATTATTGAGCAGAATATGGCGACGCGCCAACAGGCGGCGGGCCAAGCTGAAGTGATCATCATCGAAGAACGTGATCACTTTATGGCTTGGTATAGATCCCTTGAGTCGGTAAAGATGATCCAAGACTATCGCACCCACGCCGAGCAGCTGCAGCAACAAGAGCTGATGTTGGCGTTGCAGGCATTGGCGCAAGGTAAAGACAGCCAACAAGTGGTGCAACGACTGGCCAGGCGCCTGACCAATAAATTGATCCACACACCGACTCAGGCACTTAACCAAGCCGGCAAAGACGGCAATCAAGATTTGCTGACCGTGCTTGCTCATAATTTGAAGCTTGGGCAACACTAA